Sequence from the Bacillus thermozeamaize genome:
CCATACACCAGGCCGTCAGATAGATAAGGGAGAAGCGGAAAGTCCGCAATGCCCATGCTTCCTTGTTCGATGCCCAAAACCCGTATGCGGCAAGCCCCAAAAAGACCAATCCAAGCAACGTCATCACAATCAGGTAGATCCAGCCGACCAGTCCGCTAAACACCAGGATGAGCGAAGTCGGCAACAGCGCTGCGGTATACAGCAGGATTTGCCGGATGGTCGCATCCACCCCGCGAACGACCGGAAACATTGGAAATCCGCCCGCTTTGTAATCCTCCACCTTGAGAATCGCCAACGTCAAAAAGTGGGGCATCTGCCAGAAAAACATCACAAAAAAGAGCACCCAGGCGAAATAATCCATCTTGCCGACAACCGCTGTCCAACCAATGACAAACGGGATGGAACCCGGAATCCCGCCAAACAGGGTTCCCAGGGCGGTATAACGCTTTAATCCTGTATAGACAAGCCCATACGAAACGATTCCAATCAAGGCCAGAAGCGCCGGCAGCTCTCCTGCTCCGCCCAGCGCTGTCAGCCCTGCTCCCAGGATGATGAGGGAAAGGACCCCCATGATCACTGCCAGCAAGAGCGCCACATTCGGCGAAATGCGTTTCTGGGCCAGGGCACGGTGTTGCGTCCGGGGCATCAGAATGTCCCGATCCCGGTCGAAATAATTATTTAAAATGGCTCCAGAGGCGACCGCGAAATAGGTCCCAACCATGGTCAGAGCCAACATCAGCCAATCCGGTCTTCCACCTGAAGCCAACCAAAAGGCGGCAAAGGTCATCATCAGGTTGGCAAGGGTAATGCCAGGCTTGGTCAGCTCAATATAATCTCTCAGACTGGCTTGTCCGCCAGCATCTGCAACAGGCTTCTCCAATTCACCTGAACCGGATGAACGGGAATTGGCTGCCCGGATCAGATTTCCTCGCATCGCATGTTCTCCTTTCCATCGATCAAAAACCTTTCACGATTTGGGTAACCCTTGCCTTTGTCGATAAAACGCGGATGATATCTGAAAATACCCTCTCCAATGTACCATACCTTTTGATTTTATTGCAATGAAGATCATTCCCATCAAACCTCTGCCATCGGAAACAGATATGCCAGCGCATCCGGCAAATCCTTCTGCCAAAATCCCCAGTCATGCCCCCCTTCCTTCACCTGAAAGCATACCTTGATGCCGCATTCCCGGAGGATCTGCGCAACCTGCCGGTTCCATTCCAGGATGTTCAACCTCCCTCCCGGTGTCTCTGCCGGCGCTTCATGGATGCCGACCGTTTGGTAGACGTCAAGGGGGGCGTTTCTGCCGTTTTGCCGCAGCCATGCATGCATCTCCGGGTGGAACGCACCTGACTGGCTCAGCACAGCGCGAAAGGTGTGCGGCGACTGAATCGCCGTCATCAGCGCCTGTGTCGCTCCAAGCGAGGATCCGCCAATCACCCGCCCGCGAGCCGCGGGAATGGTTGCATAGACTCGGTCCATGTAGGGGATGATTTCATTGAGAAGAAACAATTGGTATTGCCGAAACCTGGCGCCCGCCGGACTGTATTCCGCCAAACGGCGTGCTCTCTCCACCGGAATACCGGCGATCAATAGCGGCTGGATTCGCCTCTCACGGATCAGCCGATTGGCTGTCGTGGCAATGCGGCCAAAGCGGAAATAATCTTCTCCATCCTGCAGGTACAACACCGGGTAGGCCCGCCTATCGGTATAATCCGGGGGCACGTAGACCTTTATCGCACGGCGTTCCTGCAGGTGGATGCTTTCCACTTGGTGTTTATCGATTCGCCGTTGATAGACGGGCTCGGTCATTGGAACATCCTCCTGCATCGTGTCATGGTATACAACAGTATAACAGCAATATAAATAATATATAACAGAGAATGATTTCCGTGCGAAAAAATCATTTTGTTCTCTCCAGCATAACTGATGTTATCCCTCATTGACAAATATTACTGGCGATCTGATATAGTATGTGTTAAGAAACGTAAAAATTATCTGTAATAATACAGTTAGTATGCTGATTATAACAGCGAGGTGAATAGGATGGGCTTTGCCGTCAAATTGCAAGAGGATTTTCCCGTCATTCAGATTCTCTCCCCGGAAGGAAAAGTGACCGATCCTGATCTGGTGCCGCCGCTTTCCGACGAGCAGCTTCGCCAGCTGATGAAAAACATGGTCTTCACCCGCGTCCTCGACCAGCGGGCCATCAGTCTCAACCGCCAGGGCCGGCTTGGCTTTTACGCGCCGGTTTCCGGACAGGAAGCCTCCATG
This genomic interval carries:
- a CDS encoding protoheme IX farnesyltransferase produces the protein MEKPVADAGGQASLRDYIELTKPGITLANLMMTFAAFWLASGGRPDWLMLALTMVGTYFAVASGAILNNYFDRDRDILMPRTQHRALAQKRISPNVALLLAVIMGVLSLIILGAGLTALGGAGELPALLALIGIVSYGLVYTGLKRYTALGTLFGGIPGSIPFVIGWTAVVGKMDYFAWVLFFVMFFWQMPHFLTLAILKVEDYKAGGFPMFPVVRGVDATIRQILLYTAALLPTSLILVFSGLVGWIYLIVMTLLGLVFLGLAAYGFWASNKEAWALRTFRFSLIYLTAWCMVMIVDAQPL